A window from Gossypium raimondii isolate GPD5lz chromosome 7, ASM2569854v1, whole genome shotgun sequence encodes these proteins:
- the LOC105764586 gene encoding receptor-like protein 34 has translation MQQPCLDSERSTLLQLKDNFILNRSASAYTFAYPKVIRIGPLLVWLYRSNSLSKLVILDLSGNELKLKHLNVDGVTASSTIPQEFGLSGLLPESIGNLQSLSVLDVSYFSFSGKIPNSLANLTELTALLLYGNQFSNQIPSWLGNQSSL, from the exons ATGCAGCAACCTTGCTTGGATTCTGAACGCTCTACTTTGTTGCAGCTGAAAGACAACTTCATTCTCAATCGATCTGCTTCTGCTTATACTTTTGCTTATCCAAAG GTTATCAGAATTGGACCTCTCCTGGTCTGGCTTTACAGGTCAAATTCGCTTTCAAAGCTGGTGATACTTGATCTCTCTGGAAATGAACTAAAGCTCAAGCATCTTAATGTTGATGGGGTAACTGCATCTTCGACAATCCCTCAAGAGTTTG GTTTGTCTGGTTTGCTACCAGAATCTATTGGGAATCTCCAGTCATTATCTGTCTTGGATGTTAGCTATTTCTCTTTTTCTGGAAAAATCCCTAATTCGTTGGCTAATCTTACCGAGCTTACTGCTTTGTTGCTTTACGGTAATCAGTTTTCCAACCAAATCCCATCTTGGTTAGGAAATCAATCTTCACTCTAG